Proteins encoded by one window of Sphaerodactylus townsendi isolate TG3544 linkage group LG02, MPM_Stown_v2.3, whole genome shotgun sequence:
- the B3GALT1 gene encoding beta-1,3-galactosyltransferase 1 encodes MASKVSCLYVLTVVCWASALWYLSITRPTSSYTVHRTYDSTSMARKNVSFGNIRTRPINPHSFDFLINEPAKCENNAPFLIILISTTHKEFDARQAIRETWGDENNFKGIKISTLFLLGKNTDSVLNQMVEQESQIFHDIIVEDFIDSYHNLTLKTLMGMRWVATFCSKAKYVMKTDSDIFVNMDNLIYKLLKPNTKPRRRYFTGYVINGGPIRDVRSKWYMPRDLYPESNYPPFCSGTGYIFSADVAEMIYKTSLHTRLLHLEDVYVGLCLRKLGIHPFQNSGFNHWKMAYSLCRYRRVITVHQISPEEMHRIWNDMSSKKHLRC; translated from the coding sequence ATGGCTTCAAAAGTCTCATGCTTGTATGTCCTCACAGTAGTTTGTTGGGCAAGTGCTCTTTGGTACTTAAGCATTACGCGTCCCACTTCATCTTACACTGTTCACAGAACTTACGACAGCACTTCAATGGCTAGGAAAAATGTCTCTTTTGGCAACATAAGGACTCGACCAATCAATCCCCATTCATTTGATTTCCTCATAAATGAACCTGCGAAGTGTGAGAACAATGCCCCCTTTCTCATTATTCTCATCAGCACAACTCACAAAGAATTTGACGCAAGACAAGCAATTCGAGAAACGTGGGGAGATGAGAACAACTTCAAAGGTATCAAGATCTCCACCCTCTTTCTTCTGGGGAAAAACACGGACTCTGTGTTAAATCAGATGGTCGAGCAAGAAAGTCAAATTTTCCACGACATTATTGTGGAGGACTTCATAGACTCCTATCATAATCTGACTCTGAAAACCTTAATGGGAATGAGGTGGGTGGCCACATTTTGTTCAAAAGCCAAGTACGTCATGAAAACCGACAGCGATATTTTTGTAAATATGGACAACCTTATTTACAAATTGCTAAAACCCAATACCAAACCAAGACGGAGGTACTTCACTGGTTATGTCATCAATGGCGGTCCGATAAGGGATGTCCGTAGTAAATGGTACATGCCTCGGGATTTGTATCCAGAGAGTAACTACCCGCCATTTTGTTCGGGCACTGGCTATATTTTTTCAGCAGATGTAGCAGAGATGATTTACAAAACCTCCCTCCATACTAGACTTCTTCATCTTGAAGATGTGTATGTGGGACTCTGCCTGCGGAAGCTTGGTATTCATCCGTTCCAAAACAGTGGCTTCAATCACTGGAAAATGGCCTACAGTCTGTGCAGATATCGACGTGTTATCACAGTGCATCAGATATCTCCGGAAGAAATGCACAGAATTTGGAATGACATGTCAAGCAAAAAGCATCTCAGATGTTAG